A genomic stretch from Lathyrus oleraceus cultivar Zhongwan6 chromosome 2, CAAS_Psat_ZW6_1.0, whole genome shotgun sequence includes:
- the LOC127121141 gene encoding uncharacterized protein LOC127121141 encodes MKRPSGGDSSAPAKCYRCGQAGHRIHECTSNERKCFKCGKGGHLAADCRLKTVTCFNCGELGHISPQCPKPKKENQSGGKVFALSGSETSADDRLIRGNEK; translated from the coding sequence atgaagaggcctagtggaggagactctagtgctcctgctaagtgttacagatgtggtcaggcgggacatcgtatccatgagtgtaccagtaatgagaggaaatgtttcaagtgtggaaaaggtggtcacttggctgcagactgccggttgaagactgtgacttgtttcaactgtggagagttgggtcatatcagtccacagtgtcctaagccgaagaaagagaatcagtcaggaggcaaggtctttgctttatcaggttctgagacttctgcagatgatcgtttgatccgag